GGCGCGCGTCATCATCCGGTCGCGCGTCACCTTGGCGATGATCGAGGCGGCCGCAATCGAGACCGATCGGGCGTCGCCCTTGACGACAGCCTTGCCGCCGCAGGCCATGCCCGGCGGAACATCCCGCCCGTCACTCAGCACATAGGCCGGCTTGACCGCGAGGCCGGCAACGGCGCGACGCATGGCGTCGAGGCTTGCCTTGCGAATGTCTGTACGGTCGATCCGGCCGGCGCTGGATGAGGCAACCGAAACGATCGCGTTGGCCAGGATGATGTCGTAAAGCTCTTCCCTTCTGATAACGGAGAGCTGCTTGCTGTCATTCAGCCCCTCCGGAATATTGTTCGGATCGAGGATTACGGCCGCCGCGACGACCGGACCTGCGAGCGGTCCTCGCCCAGCCTCGTCCGTTCCCGCGATCGGCCAGAAGCCCTCACGCCGGACGCTGAGCTCGATGGAAAAATCCGGCCCGCAGGCATCATCGAAAAGAAAAGGGGAATCGGGCAACGCGCTTCGTGACATGGACGGAAACTCGCACAGAAGCCCGATTCCCTGCAAGTCCCCCCGGCCGGATGCGGCGACGACCGGGGGATTGGCCGCTCCCGTCACAGGGACGAACGGGATCGGCATGCTCGTGAGCCGGGCAAAGGCCGGCGGATTTCAAACGCGGCTTGAGGCCGTTTGCCAGCCCTTAGAGGAGGGAAAGCTGAACGCCCAAGCCGAGCGGCGGCACGAAGAGATCGCCGTTGAGCGGCCTCTTTGTCAGGTTGAGTTCAAGTCGCTTGGCCGCCAGTTCAAAGCGGCGACCGATCTGCCACGCATAGGGACCAGCCCCTTTCATGCGTTTGCCGAACTCCGCATCGTAATCTCTGCCGCCACGCATCGAGCGCACCAGCGACATGACGTGGCGATAGCGATCCGGATAGTTTCGCAGCAGCCAGTCACGAAACAGCGGGCTCACCTCCAGCGGCAGGCGCAGCAGAACGTAGCTCGCAAATTCCGCGCCCGCGGCCTTGCCGCTATCAAGCACCCGTTCGATCTCATGATCGTTGAGGGCAGGAATGACCGGCGCCATCATCACCGTCGTCGGAATGCCGGCTTCCGAGAGTGCCTTGATGGCTTCGAGCCTCTTGCCCGGTGTGGAGGCGCGTGGTTCCATCAGGCGGGCAAGCTTGCGGTCGAGTGTCGTCACCGAAAGTCCGACCTTCGCCAAACCTTTCTCTGCCATATCAGCGAGAATATCGATGTCGCGCATCACCATCGCCGATTTCGTGACGATCATGACCGGATGGTTGCATGCCTGCAGCACTTCGAGGATCTGGCGCATGATCCGCCATTCCTTCTCGATCGGCTGATAGGGATCGGTGTTGGTGCCAAGCGCTATCGGCCGCACCTTGTAGCCGGGCTTCGCCAGCTCCCGCTCCAAGAGACGCGGTGCATCCGGCTTGGCAAACAGCTTGGCTTCGAAATCGAGCCCCGGCGAGAGCCCCATATAGGCGTGGGTCGGCCGCGCAAAACAATAGATGCAGCCATGCTCGCAGCCGCGATAGGGGTTCACCGACCGGTCGAACGGAATATCGGGGCTGTCATTGCGGCTGATGATCGACCGCGGCTTCTCGATCTGAACCTCGGTCTTGAAGGGCGGCAAGTCTTCGAGCGAGCTCCAGCCGTCATCCTCCGTCTCGCGTGCCAGGGGCTCGAAGCGGCCTGTCGTATTCAGCCCGGCGCCCCGTCCGCGACGGCGGTCGATATCGATGCGCAGGCCGGAATTGGCCACCAGCGCATCGGCAATATCAGCCGAGTGGCCGGGCGCAAATGCGCCCTGCCTGAGTTCAGACAGATCGGTCATGGAACAAACTCCCGGAAACAGCGCCGTTCTCCGACGGTTTCGTGAGGGAATCTTTATCGCCAAAATGAGAACAATGCAAGAACAAATTCCCGCATCGCGATTTCACTGGGAACGCCCCATGGTTTAGATTCATGATTAATGAAGGCTGAAGCCTGTGTCAGGCAGGGTCATGTGGCAATTCCGTTTGCGATGCGGTAGGACGGGCCATGCTGTCGATCATCATGGAAACCCGCAACAACGAGGCCGAGCTCGCACAGAGCCTGTCGGCTCTTGTCTCCGGCGCGGTTGAAGGATTGGTCAGCGATGTCATCGTTCTGGATCATGGTTCCGAAGACGGTTCGTCTCGGGTGGCTGATGCCGCCGGTTGCCGCTTTTTCCTCGAATGGGAACTGGGCGATGTGATCCGCTCGGCGCGAGGCGAATGGCTGTTGGTGCTGGAGCCCGGCGCGCGGCTGACGGGTCGCTGGATTGACGATATCGCGGAATATATGGCGCTCAACCGGGCACCCGCGCGGTTTTCGCCCGCACGACTTTATCGCAAACCGCTGCTGAAACGCCTTTTCCGCCGCGGTTCCGCGTTGGAGCATGGTCTTCTGGTTCCGCGCAACGCGGCGGCGGCCACGAGCGGCAAGCGGCTGGATGATCTCGTGAAGGCGCTCTCGGCACGGCGGTTGGCGGTGGAGATCATCCCGGCCTGGGTTGCTACGGAAGCCCGTGACCCCTCGCGGAGATAAGAAGAAAGGCGGGCTCTTTCGAACCCGCCCGTACTTGATGAAATCACTTCTGAAAAGGGATTTTCACGCGTCAGCGCGTCGTATGACCACTTTTGCCGTGCCTGGGATGGCGTGTGCCACCGTCAGCATTCTGAGAGACTGAAATCTCCGGCATGCATGCCTGCAGCATTAACGGTGATG
This genomic stretch from Pararhizobium capsulatum DSM 1112 harbors:
- a CDS encoding ribonuclease HII, translated to MSRSALPDSPFLFDDACGPDFSIELSVRREGFWPIAGTDEAGRGPLAGPVVAAAVILDPNNIPEGLNDSKQLSVIRREELYDIILANAIVSVASSSAGRIDRTDIRKASLDAMRRAVAGLAVKPAYVLSDGRDVPPGMACGGKAVVKGDARSVSIAAASIIAKVTRDRMMTRAHLVFPVYGFAGHAGYATARHRQAIAEGGPCPLHRMSFRPLRKDDGEPFKDDALTEFGGL
- a CDS encoding PA0069 family radical SAM protein — translated: MTDLSELRQGAFAPGHSADIADALVANSGLRIDIDRRRGRGAGLNTTGRFEPLARETEDDGWSSLEDLPPFKTEVQIEKPRSIISRNDSPDIPFDRSVNPYRGCEHGCIYCFARPTHAYMGLSPGLDFEAKLFAKPDAPRLLERELAKPGYKVRPIALGTNTDPYQPIEKEWRIMRQILEVLQACNHPVMIVTKSAMVMRDIDILADMAEKGLAKVGLSVTTLDRKLARLMEPRASTPGKRLEAIKALSEAGIPTTVMMAPVIPALNDHEIERVLDSGKAAGAEFASYVLLRLPLEVSPLFRDWLLRNYPDRYRHVMSLVRSMRGGRDYDAEFGKRMKGAGPYAWQIGRRFELAAKRLELNLTKRPLNGDLFVPPLGLGVQLSLL
- a CDS encoding glycosyl transferase, whose amino-acid sequence is MLSIIMETRNNEAELAQSLSALVSGAVEGLVSDVIVLDHGSEDGSSRVADAAGCRFFLEWELGDVIRSARGEWLLVLEPGARLTGRWIDDIAEYMALNRAPARFSPARLYRKPLLKRLFRRGSALEHGLLVPRNAAAATSGKRLDDLVKALSARRLAVEIIPAWVATEARDPSRR